The nucleotide window AATAAAATTTATATAATTCAGAATAAAATAAAAAAAGACAAGATCAACTCTTGTCTTTTTTTATCTAATTAAACACTTTAAATTACTCAGCTTGTTCTGTTAAAACTTCTTTACCTTTGTAATCTCCGCATGCAAGACATACTCTGTGTGGTCTCTTAGGTGCTCCACATTTTTCACAAGTTGTTAAAGTTATTCCAGTTAAAGCGTGATGAGATCTTCTCATGTTTTTCTTAGCTTTTGATGTTTTCTTCTTAGGTACTGCCATCTTAGTTTCCCTCCTACTTACTTATCTTATTTAAAAATTAATTTTTTATTTGTAATAATTGTTGCCACCTTGGGTCAATCCCGTCATCCTTATATTTTTCAATATGTGAATCATCTTCACACTTAGGCTGACATTGTGGATATGGAGGCAAATCAAGTATTATATACTCTCTAACCAAATTGTCTAAATCAATCTCTCCATCTACTACTTCATCATATATCTCTTCATCAGTAATATCACATTCTTGACTTAAACCTTTTAAATATTCTCTGTACTGAGTTTCATCTAAAAAAGTAGCTGTAAAATCATTTTCTAAATCAATTACATTTTCCTTTAGACATCT belongs to Fusobacterium sp. DD2 and includes:
- the rpmF gene encoding 50S ribosomal protein L32, producing the protein MAVPKKKTSKAKKNMRRSHHALTGITLTTCEKCGAPKRPHRVCLACGDYKGKEVLTEQAE
- a CDS encoding DUF177 domain-containing protein, encoding MKLLIKDFNEGLANTLKFDFYIDRMEDVELAERVHIIGTAVNNNGKIKLTGHYKTKVNTQCVRCLKENVIDLENDFTATFLDETQYREYLKGLSQECDITDEEIYDEVVDGEIDLDNLVREYIILDLPPYPQCQPKCEDDSHIEKYKDDGIDPRWQQLLQIKN